One region of Juglans regia cultivar Chandler chromosome 4, Walnut 2.0, whole genome shotgun sequence genomic DNA includes:
- the LOC108981986 gene encoding uncharacterized protein LOC108981986 has translation MALQGSSFCYNGDASIIREVHGLPCSFVKSFAKPHHLSKTFPKQYGIVLAKPFGQGCRIRVLPNCCRLSLQTRRSRFLQQASGLVSLRPCQVKREDTQDPLGGESIIMDEQILEQDLQIAIAEENYVEAAKIRDSLKNLHEDSKTSVLLANARFYDSFRTGDLAAMQTLWTKGNEACVVHPGASGISGYDDIMESWEFVWADYEFPLEIQLKDVRVHVKGDVGYVTCREFVKTEGSKWGVQFATNVFERIDGQWFICIHHASPVDL, from the exons ATGGCGCTACAGGGATCTAGCTTCTGCTACAAT GGAGATGCTTCTATTATCAGGGAAGTTCATGGCTTGCCTTGTTCATTTGTCAAAAGTTTTGCAAAACCtcatcatctttcaaaaactttCCCGAAGCAATATGGTATAGTTTTAGCTAAACCCTTTGGACAAGGATGTAGGATCCGGGTTTTGCCTAATTGTTGTCGCCTCAGTTTGCAAACCAGAAGATCCA GATTCCTTCAACAAGCTTCCGGTTTGGTCTCATTGAGACCATGCCAAGTGAAAAGAGAGGACACGCAGGATCCTTTAGGTGGTGAAAGCATTATAATGGATGAGCAAATCTTGGAGCAGGACCTACAGATTGCCATTGCCGAGGAAAACTATGTTGAAGCAGCAAAAATTAGGGATAGCCTTAAAAATCTCCATGAGGATAGCAAGACTTCAGTATTGCTAGCAAATGCTCGATTTTATGACTCATTCAGGACTGGAGATTTAGCTGCTATGCAAACCCTTTGGACCAAAGGCAATGAGGCCTGTGTTGTACACCCAGGTGCAAGTGGGATATCAGGTTATGACGATATTATGGAGAGCTGGGAGTTTGTATGGGCAGACTATGAGTTCCCCCTAGAGATTCAACTGAAAGATGTAAGGGTTCATGTTAAGGGGGATGTAGGGTACGTTACATGCCGGGAATTTGTTAAGACTGAAGGTAGCAAATGGGGGGTACAGTTTGCTACAAATGTATTTGAGAGGATTGATGGTCAATGGTTCATCTGTATTCATCATGCTTCACCGGTTGATTTGTGA
- the LOC109018586 gene encoding copper transporter 6-like, whose product MSYEHDHGDHMDMPPYGTMPNGGMSNHMMMHMSFYWGKDAIVLFSGWPNQNLGMYVLALFFVFLLALAIEVLSILPAVKPGTKPIMGGLAQATVYAFRMGLAYLVMLSVMSFNLGIFIAAVAGHALGFFIIKTRAIAIAKPAENISSTSIMSKV is encoded by the coding sequence atGTCTTATGAACATGATCATGGAGATCACATGGACATGCCTCCTTACGGAACCATGCCGAATGGTGGCATGAGCAACCACATGATGATGCACATGAGCTTCTACTGGGGCAAAGATGCTATAGTCCTATTCTCCGGGTGGCCCAACCAAAACCTCGGCATGTACGTGTTGGCTCTCTTCTTTGTCTTTTTGCTAGCCCTAGCTATAGAGGTCTTGTCCATCTTGCCGGCCGTGAAGCCGGGGACGAAACCGATTATGGGTGGGTTGGCTCAGGCCACCGTCTATGCCTTTCGTATGGGTTTAGCTTACTTAGTCATGCTCTCCGTCATGTCCTTCAACCTTGGAATCTTCATAGCCGCGGTGGCCGGTCATGCCCTTGGGTTCTTCATCATCAAGACTCGTGCCATTGCCATAGCCAAACCTGCCGAGAACATATCCTCCACCAGTATCATGTCTAAAGTTTAA
- the LOC109008950 gene encoding peptidyl-prolyl cis-trans isomerase PASTICCINO1: MALDEDTEQESASQKKKPPTDDEKRKSKIVPGSLMKALMRPGGGDSRPSDGDQVVYHCTIRTLDGVVVESSRFENGGKSTPIRIVLGKSKMILGLLEGIPTMLKGEVAMFKMKPQLHYGEDDCPVSASDNFPKDDELHFEIEMIDFFKAKVVSDDLGVLKKVINEGQGWESPREPYEVKAWISAKTGNGKLILSHTEGEPHFFTFGKSEVPKGLEMGIGTMTRGEKAIIFVTSQYLTPSPLIPVIEGFEEVHFEVELVHFIQVRDMLGDGRLIKRRIRDGKGEFPMDCPLHDSLLRVHYKGMLLNEEKRVFYDTRVDNNGQPLEFSSGEGLVPEGFEMSVRLMLPGEIALVTCPPDYAYDKFPRPANVPEAAHIEWEIELLGFEMPKDWTGLNFKSIMDEAEKIRHTGNRLFKEGKFELAKAKYDKVLREFNHVNPQDDDEGKEFANTRNLLHLNVAACQLKLGECRKSIETCNKVLDANRAHVKALYRRGMAYMEAGDFEEARADFKMMMKSDKSSEAEATAALLKLQQKEQEVERKARKQFKGLFDKKPGEIAEVGDREEDHNTGEKQNNIDKGDSDAENSDESHEDAVDAHQMGWFSHFWPTGRRLFSGLGLQRCTIL; encoded by the exons ATGGCTTTAGACGAGGATACGGAACAGGAATCTGCGTCACAGAAGAAGAAACCACCAACTGATGATGAGAAGag gaaaagcaaaatCGTGCCCGGGAGCTTGATGAAAGCGCTGATGAGGCCCGGTGGGGGGGATTCAAGGCCTTCAGATGGTGATCAG GTCGTGTATCACTGTACCATTCGAACGTTGGATGGAGTTGTTGTTGAATCTAGTAGATTTGAAAATGGAG GCAAAAGTACCCCAATAAGAATTGTATTGGGAAAAAGCAAGATGATATTGGGATTGCTAGAAGGTATTCCAACGATGTTGAAGGGTGAAGTTGCAATG TTTAAGATGAAGCCTCAATTGCATTATGGTGAGGATGATTGTCCAGTTTCAGCATCTGATAACTTTCCAAAGGATGATGAACTTCATTTTGAGATTGAGatgatagattttttcaaaGCTAAG GTTGTTAGTGATGATCTGGGAGTTTTAAAGAAG GTGATAAATGAAGGGCAGGGTTGGGAATCACCAAGAGAACCTTATGAAGTAAAAGCCTG GATTTCTGCAAAGACTGGTAATGGGAAGTTAATTCTGTCACACACGGAGGGAGAACCACATTTCTTTACTTTTGGAAAATCAGAG GTACCTAAAGGTCTTGAGATGGGAATTGGAACAATGACACGGGGAGAGAAGGCTATAATATTTGTCACCAGTCAGTACTTAACTCCATCGCCTTTGATCCCTGTGATAGAAGGTTTTGAAGAAGTTCATTTTGAGGTGGAGCTTGTCCACTTCATTCAG GTGCGGGACATGCTTGGAGATGGACGCCTGATAAAACGTCGGATTCGTGATGGAAAAG GTGAATTTCCAATGGACTGCCCTCTTCATGACAGTCTATTACGAGTCCATTACAAGGGCATGCTTCTTAATGAGGAGAAGAGGGTCTTTTACGATACAAGAGTTGACAACAATGGTCAGCCTTTGGAGTTCAGTTCTGGAGAAGGGCTT GTGCCTGAGGGATTTGAAATGTCTGTTCGTTTGATGCTGCCTGGTGAGATAGCTCTTGTCACATGTCCACCTGATTATGCATATGACAAATTCCCGAG GCCTGCTAATGTTCCTGAAGCTGCTCACATTGAATGGGAAATTGAACTTCTTGGTTTTGAGATGCCAAAG GATTGGACTGGTTTGAACTTCAAAAGTATCATGGATGAAGCAGAGAAGATCAGACACACG GGTAACAGGCTgttcaaagaaggaaaatttgAACTTGCTAAAGCAAAGTATGACAAG GTGCTCAGGGAATTTAATCATGTCAATCcacaagatgatgatgaagggAAGGAGTTTGCAAATACACGA AATCTTTTGCATCTGAATGTGGCTGCTTGTCAGCTGAAACTTGGAGAATGCAGAAAGTCCATAGAGACATGCAATAAG GTTTTGGATGCAAACCGTGCACATGTGAAGGCTCTATATCGCCGTGGAATGGCTTACATGGAAGCCGGAGATTTTGAGGAAGCAAGGGCTGATTTCAAAATG ATGATGAAAAGTGACAAGTCATCTGAAGCGGAGGCAACCGCTGCTCTTTTAAAACTCCAGCAGAAGGAGCAG GAAGTTGAAAGGAAGGCTCGGAAACAATTTAAAGGTCTTTTTGACAAGAAGCCCGGGGAAATTGCTGAGGTTGGAGATAGAGAAGAAGATCATAATACAGGTGAAAAGCAGAACAACATTGACAAGGGGGATTCAGATGCGGAAAATTCAGATGAATCACATGAAGATGCAGTCGATGCACATCAAATGGGTTGGTTCTCCCACTTCTGGCCGACTGGTAGAAGACTATTTTCAGGTCTTGGATTGCAAAGATGCACCATTTTATGA